The following nucleotide sequence is from Catonella massiliensis.
TTTTTGCCTATGTTTCAGGCTATATTACTATCGCTAAAAAAAGGCGTTGGAACTCATATGATCTGGAACGGAATAGGAAACTATACGAGAATATTAAAGGATAAGCGGTTTATACAGGCAATATTTAATACATTATTTTATCTTGTGATTCAGGTGCCTATAATGCTTGGTATAGCACTGGCACTCGCATCTATTCTCAATAACAAGCACCTTAGATTTAAGGGACTGTTTAGAACCATGATATTCCTGCCTTGTGCAACTTCCCTTGTATCATATTCAATGATATTTAGGTCTATGTTTGCAAATGACGGTTTCATAAACAACGTGCTTGTTAACTTCGGCTTTAACAGAATAGGCTGGTTTCAGAATGACTGGATGGCAAGGGCAGTAATCATAATTGCGCTTATTTGGAGGTGGACAGGATATAACATGGTATTCTATCTTGCAGGCTTGCAGAATATAGAATACTCGGTATATGAGGCCGCTAAGATTGACGGTGCTTCTCCTTTCCAGTCTTTTAGAAAGATAACAGTGCCTCTACTTAGACCGACTATTCTTCTTACTGCAATTATGTCAATTAACGGAACTCTTCAGTTATTTGATGAGTCAGTAAACCTCACAAAAGGTGGCCCTGGTATAGCGACAATAACAATGTCACACTATATCTACAACACCTCATTTGTAACGAGCCCTAATTTCCCTTATGCAGCTGCACTTTCGGTTGTTATTCTTGTAATGGTAGGAACACTTTCGGTGATTCAGATGAAGGTAGGTGATAAGCGTGACTAAAACACAGAAAATTTTCGTTTATACATTTCTTACAATAGTTTCACTCATTTCAATCTTTCCAATTTATTGGATGGCTTGCGCAGCTACCAATACAAGTGTTGAGATAATGAGAGGAAAACTCATCCCCGGAGGATACCTGATTGAAAATTTCAAGTCTTTAATACACAATCAGAACCTAGGCAGAGCCTTCTTTAACTCAGTAAGAAACTCTGTTATACTAACACTGTTGTCTATGGTTATCTGCTCGATTGCCGGTTATGGATTCGAAGTATACCATCAGAAGTCAAAGGACGTTCTTTTCACTGTGCTTCTTACAGCAATGATGCTTCCTTTTGTAGCAACTATGATTCCGCTCTTTACCATGTTCTCAAAAGTTGGGCTGGTAAACACATGGCCTGCCTTCGTGCTTCCGGGACTCGCTACACCGTTTCTTATAATGATGTTTAGGCAGGCAGCAAGAAGCTTTCCAAAAGAAATCATTGAAGCAGCAAGAATGGATGGCTTATCTGAAGTAGGCATATTCTTTACAATGTTCGTCCCTACAATGCGTTCTACCTACGGCGCTGCCATAACCGTAACTTTTATGAATACCTGGAACAGCTACTTATGGCCAAAGGTAATCTTTCAGAAAAATGAAGCCACAACCATGCCTATGCTTGTGGCAAACCTCCTCGGAGGATATACAGTTGACTATGGTATGCTTATGCTAGGTGTACTTATTGCAACCATTCCTACAGCTGTAGTCTTCTTTATACTACAGAAACAGTTTGCGGAAGGTATTACAGGAGCTATAAAGTAATTATCAAATATAGAAATGAGGTATAAAGGTGTTTGATTTCAACAAAATTAAAGATGTATCCTTTTTCAAGGAGAATGCTCTCCCTGCTAAGGCGGCCTTCATTCCATACGGAAATGAAGAGGAGATAAAGGAGAGAAAGTCAAGTCTTAGAGTGTCGCTAGACGGGCTTTGGAAGTTTGCCTACGCTAAGAATCTAAGCCTTGCAGTCAAAGACTTTTACAAAAAAGACTATTGTGTAAAGAGTTGGGACAGCATAAGCGTACCTTCCAATATGCAGATGGAGGGCTATGATATCCCTCAGTATGCCAATGTGCAGTATCCTTGGGATGGTGTACAGGATGTGGCACATGACGGGGTTCCTAGCGACTTCAACCCTGTGGGGATGTATGTAAAAACCTTAAACATTTCCGAAAATGCTAAAGATAAGGATATTATCATAACCTTTGAAGGAGTGGAAAGTGCCTTTGCCCTCTGGGTAAACGGAGAATATGTGGGCTATGCCGCAGACAGCTTTACTGCCACAAGCTTTGATTTGACTAAGTTTGTAAGTGCAGGAATAAATAAAATTGCAGTAATGGTATTCAAGTGGAGTATTAGCAGTTGGTGTGAAGACCAGGACTTCTTTAGATTCTCGGGTATATACAGAAGTGTATATATAGATGTACTGCCAAGAACAAGGATTGTCGATTACACTGTAAAGGCTGTGCCTGATGACAGCCTTAAGAAAGCGGAACTTAAGGTGGAAGGACTGCTCCTTGGCAAAGGAAAGTTGGCTACAAGGCTATCATATAAGGGCGAAACCATATTAACTGATGAGAGAGAAATAAGCGAGAGCTTGAAGCTTTCTTTTACTGTAAATGAGCCAAAGCTTTGGAGTGCTGAGAAGCCTGAACTTTATGACATTACATTTAAGGTGTATGATGATGGCGGCAAACTCGCAGAAGTAATTAACGAGAGAGTAGGCTTTAGAAGAATAGAAATAAAAGATAAGATTATACTTATAAATGGCAAGAGAATTGTGTTTAACGGCACCAACAGACACGACTTCAGCTCTGTTTATGGAAGGGCTATTACCAAAGAAGAGATAGAAAAGGATGTTATTACCATGAAGCGTAATAACATAAATGCAGTTAGAACCAGTCACTATCCTAATACTGATTATCTCTATGAGCTTTGCGATGAATACGGTCTTTATGTAATTGCAGAGAACAACCTTGAGACACATGGAACCTGGGATGTAAGGGGAGCACATGGGGAGGATTACTCACTTCCTAAGGATCATATGGAGTGGGAGCCTATGATGCTTGACAGGGTAGCTTCTACATATCACAGAGATAAGAACAGAGCAAGTGTCATAATATGGTCGCTGGGCAATGAATCCTTTGGCGGTAAGGTCATCTACAATATGTCTGAGCTTTTCAGAAAGCTTGATGATACAAGGCTTGTGCACTATGAAGGAGTATTCCACGATAGAAGCTATGATGGAAGCACAGATATAGAGAGCCGTATGTATCCGCCTGTTACAGAAATCAGAGAATTTTTGAAAGAATTTCCTACCAAGCCTTTCATCCTCTGCGAATACACCCATGCTATGGGTAATTCAAACGGTGCCATGCACAAATACATTGAATACACAGAGGAAGAGCCAAGGGCACAGGGTGGCTTCATTTGGGACTATATAGACCAGTCTATATATAAAAAAGACAGATACGGTACAGAATTCCAGGCCTACGGCGGAGACTTTGGCGACAGGCCAAATGACGGTAATTTTAGCGGCAATGGTATAGCCATAGGATCTGACAGAGCAGAATCTCCTAAGATGCAGGAGGTTAAGTTTAACTATCAGGGCATCAAGTTCTTTGTAAGTGGGGATAAGGTTAAGATAAGAAATAAGTATCTTTTTACCAATACCTCCGAATTTAATGTATATGAGATTCTTTACAAAGACGGAAAAGAGTATGCTAAGGAGATGATGACTACAGATGTAGAACCATTATCCGAAAAAGAATATAAACTTCCTATCGAAATCCCTAATGTAGAGGGTGAATTCGTTGCTGAAGTATCCGTAAGACTTAAACATTGCACCAACTATGCGAAGTGCGGCCACGAGGTTGCCTTTGGACAGGCTGTAGTTAAAAAAGCAGATACCAGGCACTTTATGGATATTTCTCAGGGGAATGAGAAATATGATTATATGTATGCTTCCTCAATGGAAAATGCGGAAGTTAAACCTGCATCAGGCAGACTCCAGTATGTATTTGGCGACTACAATGTAGGAGTTAAGGGAGAGCATTTTGCAGTATTATTCTCAAAAATGTACGGAGGGCTAACTAGCTACAAGCTAAGAGGAGTTGAGCTGCTAAAGAGCCAGCCTCGCCCTAACTTCTGGAGGGCTCCTGTGGACAATGACAGAGGTGCGCAGATGCCTGCAGAAAAGGGTAAATGGAAGCTTGCGGGAGATTACGCTAAGTGCGTAGATGTAAAGGTAAATGACAACAGTGCTAAATCCGGCTCTGATAGATATGTGGAAGTGGTTTACACCTATGCCCTCGGTATGGATGGACTTGGAGAGGCAGTTGTAAGCTACAAGGTATTTGAAGATGGCTTCATAAAGACTACTCTAAGCTATGAGACTAAGGGAGAGAACTTTGACATGCCTGAGTTTGGTATGATGTTTAAGACCAACGCAGACTTTGACAACCTTACCTGGTATGGGGCAGGTTTTTCAGAGACTTATGAGGATAGAAGAAGCGGTGCAAAGCTTGGATTATTTAACAATAAGGTTGAAGACAATATGGCACCTTATCTTGTGCCTCAGGAATGTGGTCACAAGGTAAATGTAAGATATGCTAAGGTAACAGACAGAAAGGGCAGAGGACTTTTGTTTGTTAGTGAGAAACAGATGGATCCTACCAAGGGAGAGAGTAGGGCTGCTGAGAATTCAGTAGTTACAGACAGATATATGGGCTTCTCTGCACTACCTTATACGCCTAACCAGCTTGAAGAGGCTGCGCATCCAAATGAACTTCCTAAGCCACAGTTCACTGTAATTAGGACAGACCTTATGCAAATGGGTATAGGGGGAGATGACAGTTGGGGGGCAAGACCTCACAAGGAGTATCACATTCAAAACGATCAGAAGTTAGAGTTTAGCTTCTGGTTTAAGGGAATTTGATGATATAAGTCTAAAAATTATAAAACTCGTTTGGGGTTTGCTTGAAAAAGAAATTATTATCATTTGATGCTTGCATCATTTAATACTGTTTCACCTGTATTGATACTTGCTGTATTTGTGCCTTAAGCCGACTTAGGCAGGTATTAATACAGGTTATATAAGAGGTGTTAATCATAATCATTAATTATTAATGTGATTTTAACCTTAGTTTAGTATTATTATATTTGACTTTTTGTGATTTTTATGTTAACATTATATCGTATTCTTGAAGTTTAAAGAAAGTCGAACTCAGTTCTCTAAACTTGTTCGTTAGCTCGCAGCACTACTAGAAAGGTATCTGCTTCAAAGCTCTTTAACTGGAAGATTACGCAACTAATATTTTTTTATTTACGGGAGGATACCTAAATGAACACAGGTGTAGTTAAGTGGTTCAACTCTGAGAAGGGCTACGGATTTATTACTAATGACAACGGCGGAGATGATGTATTCGTACATTTTTCAGCTATCAACGTAGAGGGTTTCAAGACTCTTAACGAAGGACAGAGAGTTACATTTGAGACAGAGACCGATCCTAAGAATTCAAGCAAGCTTAGAGCAGTAAATGTTTCTATAGCTGAGTAATTTATAGCTGGTTCTGGGCCGTAGTCTTAGGTGACTACGGCTTCTTTTTATAAAAATCCGGGGTTGTACCGGTTTCGACGGGAATTTTGAAGTTGGAGAAGCAAGCCGCAGGAATGCGTTAAATCCAAAATTAAATACAAACGCTGAAGATAATTTAGCATACGCTGCCTAATGGCAGCTGTCTTACCTGTTATACCTGCATAATGGGCTAAGGCATCGAATCAGCAGGAAACGACATAGCAAGGGGCTCGGTGCTATGGGCGTATTAGAGTCTACTAAAGCCTGAATTGTGCTGATTCAAGTCAGGTGGAGGGAATGTCAAACAATCAGCTAAGCTTGTAGAAGTACAATGAATGGGTTTTCGGACAGGGGTTCGACTCCCCTCAGCTCCATTACTAAGGAACCTTGAAAACATAGTGTTTATGCGGGTTTCGGGAAATTTAGAAAATGTGAAACAGGTCGTTTTAGACCGAAAAAGACCAGTTTGAACCATACTAATTGGGGTATAACTGGGGTATGAAAAACGAACAATGTAAGAGTGTATTGTGTAACTAAAGAAGCAAGAAAAAGCCTGTCAAGCCCTTTACCGAAGGCACTCGGAGAGTGGGGCTTTACAGGCTTTTTATTATCTAGTATAAAACATCAATTGTCTTCAATAAGTTCATGCTCTGAAATATTCTTTCCTGCTTTAATATCAGCTATTCGCCTTTCGAGCTTAGCTATATGTTCATCAGTGTAGAATGCATCCTCAGAAACATCCACCTTAGAATGATCTTGTTCCATATTTATCACACTCCAATTTACGCATCTGACCTTGAAAAGCTGTTCTTCATCTGGCAGCTGGCACTGAAGACCACCTTGTTAAGTGCCTTTGTGGTCTCTTCTTCAAGCATCTTAACTATTTCTTCATTTGCCTTCTCACAGAATGAAATTTCAGCCGCTTTCTTATCCTTTTTAACTCCCTTTATGTATGAGGCAAATTCCTTATCAGACTTACAGATAATCTCATGATTCCGAGACACAACTGCTGTCTGATAGTGGTCTATATTTGGCAGACAGCGGTTAAAATGGGCATCTGCAATTACACCAAGGAGTCTGCTTGCCCAGTAGAAGTTGTGACTGTCAACATTTCCTGTTGTATTTGCAAGGTACTTAGGAGTCTTAGTGATATTGGCGTATAGTCCCACAAAGGAGTTGAATACATTACTTCCAAAAGCTATCCATTTGATGGCTTTAAGTGCGTCAGGCATGTAAGGGCGAATCTGCACAAGTGCAAGCACATCTGTACGGCTGATGCCTATTGGACGGTATAACTCCTTAGCGCCGTTTGCATAAGGGTCGTAAGGAGTATGCTGATAATGATTGGAGAGAACCCATTTGATGTCCTCAACTGTTATCTTCTTCTCAGGTACCCTGCACCAAGGAAGGTTGTCTGAAAGTGGTGTGTAGTCAGCATTATCACCTGTCCACTTACTTGTGGTAGTATTGAAGTATTTCTGCGCCACCCAGGCACGAGGGGTATTGTATATGTGGTCAAGATCAGAGTGAGTACCAAAGGTATCCCTTGGGTTAAAGGCCTTACAAAGGGCGAGGTCTAAGTGGTTATCAGCAATAAATTCTCTCAGATCCGCTGAGCAGAGATGGTCCTTCTTATTGCCGAAAGCATCTTCAAAGTCAAAGCTGTCAAGACCAAGCTGATTAGGAGCCACTACATAGCAGTCATCAGGGACACGCCTTGCCATCCAGTGATGGCCTCCTATACTTTCAAGCCACCAGATTTCATCTTCATCCTGAAAAGCTATGGCATTCATCTCGTAGGTTCCATATTTTTCAAGGAGACCGCCAAGCCTTATTACACCTTCTCTGGCACTTTTGATGTATGGAAGAACTATGGTTACTATATCTTCTTCACCTATGCCACCGATTTTCTCCGGGGAATAATTTGAGCTGCCTTTTCTGCCTTTAGCAGGGGAGTAGACAACAAGGGGGTCTGCTCCGAGCACCCTTTCATTAGAGGCTATTGTCTCAGTTGCAGTCATTGATACATTTAGTTCATTTACCCCACAGGCAGCCCAGATACCTTCGCCATCAACCGCATTTGGAAGTGAGGTATAACGAAGAGGGTGGGCAGGGAGTTCGATTTCAACATGTGAAATCACAGAACGGTAAACCTTTGGTTGTTTGTCAGGGGAGACAACAGTGAACTTTTTAGGCATAAAGCTTCCTGAGCCTGAATCATCATTTCTTGCTACCAAAGTAGAACCGTCATAACTGGCTTTTTTGCCAACTAAAATTGTAGTGCAGGACATAATATTCTCCTTTCCTTAATAAAAAACAGATTTAGTATAAGTTTACTTTACATTTTTAAGAACACATAAATAAGGTCGCAACAACCTACACAATTATAACATTGCGTACTAATAAAGTCGAGGAAATTGCCTTGATAAATGATAGACATTTTCAATATATAAAAATATTGTGAACATAGTTGATTTGTGAGCCAAATAATGAGATAATAAGAGCTGTGCCCTATGTGAGTGCTTGCTTTTTATAGAAATTAGATTTTCGGAAATAATAATAAAACCTTTCTGTACACAGGATGGATATGGCTTGTTTAATAGGGACTACTTTTAGTATAGTTAAAGGGGAATAAGATGGATATTAACCACGAGTTGTATAAGGTATTTTACCACGTAGCAAAGACACTTAGCTTCTCGGAAGCATCCAAGGAGCTTTTCATATCGCAGTCAGCGGTGAGTCAGTCTATAAAGGTGCTTGAGAAGAGACTGGGGCAGAAACTCTTTGTTAGAAGCACCAAGAGGGTAAGGCTTACCAAGGAAGGAGAGATTCTCTTCAACCACGTAGAGCCTGCTATCAACCTGATAAGCCTTGGTGAGACAAGGATACTCGAGTCAAAATCGCTAAACGGAGGGCAGTTAAGTATAGGTGCAAGCGATACTATCTGTAGATACTTCCTTAAGCCTATGCTTAAAGAATTTCACGGTAGATATCCGAACGTACACATCAAGGTTGTCAATGGAACTTCTTTAAAATGTGTGGAATACCTAAAAAACGGGCAGGTGGATATCATTGTAGTAAATACACCT
It contains:
- a CDS encoding LysR family transcriptional regulator, encoding MDINHELYKVFYHVAKTLSFSEASKELFISQSAVSQSIKVLEKRLGQKLFVRSTKRVRLTKEGEILFNHVEPAINLISLGETRILESKSLNGGQLSIGASDTICRYFLKPMLKEFHGRYPNVHIKVVNGTSLKCVEYLKNGQVDIIVVNTPNSALGQIGKALPVKEFRDIFVANKKSFPKLINKVCELSDIQKYPMMMLDKASTTSEFLHKLFLKHHLELIPEIELASNDLLIDLARIGLGIACVPDYCIDEEKEEELFVVKMKEALPERGIAACYNDMGQTAEPVFQFLNILKSE
- a CDS encoding carbohydrate ABC transporter permease yields the protein MTKTQKIFVYTFLTIVSLISIFPIYWMACAATNTSVEIMRGKLIPGGYLIENFKSLIHNQNLGRAFFNSVRNSVILTLLSMVICSIAGYGFEVYHQKSKDVLFTVLLTAMMLPFVATMIPLFTMFSKVGLVNTWPAFVLPGLATPFLIMMFRQAARSFPKEIIEAARMDGLSEVGIFFTMFVPTMRSTYGAAITVTFMNTWNSYLWPKVIFQKNEATTMPMLVANLLGGYTVDYGMLMLGVLIATIPTAVVFFILQKQFAEGITGAIK
- a CDS encoding glycoside hydrolase family 2 TIM barrel-domain containing protein; this encodes MKVFDFNKIKDVSFFKENALPAKAAFIPYGNEEEIKERKSSLRVSLDGLWKFAYAKNLSLAVKDFYKKDYCVKSWDSISVPSNMQMEGYDIPQYANVQYPWDGVQDVAHDGVPSDFNPVGMYVKTLNISENAKDKDIIITFEGVESAFALWVNGEYVGYAADSFTATSFDLTKFVSAGINKIAVMVFKWSISSWCEDQDFFRFSGIYRSVYIDVLPRTRIVDYTVKAVPDDSLKKAELKVEGLLLGKGKLATRLSYKGETILTDEREISESLKLSFTVNEPKLWSAEKPELYDITFKVYDDGGKLAEVINERVGFRRIEIKDKIILINGKRIVFNGTNRHDFSSVYGRAITKEEIEKDVITMKRNNINAVRTSHYPNTDYLYELCDEYGLYVIAENNLETHGTWDVRGAHGEDYSLPKDHMEWEPMMLDRVASTYHRDKNRASVIIWSLGNESFGGKVIYNMSELFRKLDDTRLVHYEGVFHDRSYDGSTDIESRMYPPVTEIREFLKEFPTKPFILCEYTHAMGNSNGAMHKYIEYTEEEPRAQGGFIWDYIDQSIYKKDRYGTEFQAYGGDFGDRPNDGNFSGNGIAIGSDRAESPKMQEVKFNYQGIKFFVSGDKVKIRNKYLFTNTSEFNVYEILYKDGKEYAKEMMTTDVEPLSEKEYKLPIEIPNVEGEFVAEVSVRLKHCTNYAKCGHEVAFGQAVVKKADTRHFMDISQGNEKYDYMYASSMENAEVKPASGRLQYVFGDYNVGVKGEHFAVLFSKMYGGLTSYKLRGVELLKSQPRPNFWRAPVDNDRGAQMPAEKGKWKLAGDYAKCVDVKVNDNSAKSGSDRYVEVVYTYALGMDGLGEAVVSYKVFEDGFIKTTLSYETKGENFDMPEFGMMFKTNADFDNLTWYGAGFSETYEDRRSGAKLGLFNNKVEDNMAPYLVPQECGHKVNVRYAKVTDRKGRGLLFVSEKQMDPTKGESRAAENSVVTDRYMGFSALPYTPNQLEEAAHPNELPKPQFTVIRTDLMQMGIGGDDSWGARPHKEYHIQNDQKLEFSFWFKGI
- a CDS encoding C69 family dipeptidase; the encoded protein is MSCTTILVGKKASYDGSTLVARNDDSGSGSFMPKKFTVVSPDKQPKVYRSVISHVEIELPAHPLRYTSLPNAVDGEGIWAACGVNELNVSMTATETIASNERVLGADPLVVYSPAKGRKGSSNYSPEKIGGIGEEDIVTIVLPYIKSAREGVIRLGGLLEKYGTYEMNAIAFQDEDEIWWLESIGGHHWMARRVPDDCYVVAPNQLGLDSFDFEDAFGNKKDHLCSADLREFIADNHLDLALCKAFNPRDTFGTHSDLDHIYNTPRAWVAQKYFNTTTSKWTGDNADYTPLSDNLPWCRVPEKKITVEDIKWVLSNHYQHTPYDPYANGAKELYRPIGISRTDVLALVQIRPYMPDALKAIKWIAFGSNVFNSFVGLYANITKTPKYLANTTGNVDSHNFYWASRLLGVIADAHFNRCLPNIDHYQTAVVSRNHEIICKSDKEFASYIKGVKKDKKAAEISFCEKANEEIVKMLEEETTKALNKVVFSASCQMKNSFSRSDA
- a CDS encoding carbohydrate ABC transporter permease, whose protein sequence is MEGKKGISLAKRHLMIGWGFVIPATLLIVIFSFLPMFQAILLSLKKGVGTHMIWNGIGNYTRILKDKRFIQAIFNTLFYLVIQVPIMLGIALALASILNNKHLRFKGLFRTMIFLPCATSLVSYSMIFRSMFANDGFINNVLVNFGFNRIGWFQNDWMARAVIIIALIWRWTGYNMVFYLAGLQNIEYSVYEAAKIDGASPFQSFRKITVPLLRPTILLTAIMSINGTLQLFDESVNLTKGGPGIATITMSHYIYNTSFVTSPNFPYAAALSVVILVMVGTLSVIQMKVGDKRD
- a CDS encoding cold-shock protein → MNTGVVKWFNSEKGYGFITNDNGGDDVFVHFSAINVEGFKTLNEGQRVTFETETDPKNSSKLRAVNVSIAE